In Flavobacteriales bacterium, the genomic stretch ACAAAATCTGCTTTAGTTCCTTTCCATTTTAGTGTTTCAATTTTCTTGATTGTGGGTGAGTTGTTCAACTTTTCATCTATTAGCTCAATAAATTTTCTCCAGTTTTTAAACTCATATTTGAAAATTAACTCTTCCAAATCAAATACTTCCTTAATGTCAATATCACAAAATAAATCTGATAAAATTTGATATAGAGGGGATTTTAATGCAAGTGCTTTTAGCGAATAAGTATTGTAGCTTTTTAATTCTTCAATATTATTTTGAATATAATCACCGATTTTTATTTGATAACTTAAAACTTCTTTTGAGTTACTTTTTAAAAAGGGAATAGAAAAATCATTTTTCACTAAAAAAGATAAGTGTTCTATAAAATTGACAGGAGTCATATCTTCATAAAGACTAATCTCCCTGTAGGATATATATCTTTCTAAATCACCTTTCAAAATTTTTAGTAACTCAGTATTATAGTTATTAGAGTATGTTTTAAGTAGAAAGTGTAAATCATAATCAGAAACAGTATCTTTTATTTTACGAAACAATTTTCCTGTTGATTTCTCAATGTTGTCTGTACTCATTTTTAAGCTTTTTTAAGAAACTTTAGTTTTGGTTTATTCTTTTGCTCTTTTTTAAAGATTTTCATCATTGGTGCTATATGGCTTTCATCACTCTTGTTTATGTATTTAAGAAAAGTACTTTCCTTTGTGTGACCTGTAACACTCATAATCATAGGAGTGCTTGCTTCTTTGTTATAGTAGTAATTAGTTGCAAATGAACGTCTGCCAGTATGTGTTGTAATGTACATATACTTTGGTCTTGTGCCCTTTACTTTTCTTTTAGTTTTAGGGTCATATAGTTTTCCAACAGTTAAATCGTTTATCTCTGCAAGTTCACAAATTTTCTTAAAGTATTTATTTAACTTTTGGGTTGATACTTTGTAAGGAAGCCCATTTCTATAGATTTCTTCAACCTTAGGATGAACAGGAATGGTAACCTTTTTATTTCCCTTGTGTTGTGTTATATCAATTATAAGATTTCCATCTTCCTTTGTTTTAAAGACTCTAGAATCAGCAACTTTCAATAAATCTTGACCTCTTTGTCCTATGTGGCAAGCTATAACGAGCCACTTTCTGGCATTAACTAATGCTTCTGATTTTAAATCAACCTCTTCTATTCGTTCTATTTCATTTTTATTTAAATAAACAACATCTTCATCATCATCATAAGTCTTAATTTCACCTAATTTAAATGAATGAAAATCAATTGGAAGGGGCAATCCTTTTGAATTGGCGTATCTACAAACTACACGTAAATCAGCTATTTTTTTATTTGAATATACAGCAGAGTAATTATTGTCTGTTAAAAGCCAAGACCTAAACTCATTCAATAACATTGAGTTTAATTGAATTAATCTTATGCTTTTGTTCTTTTGAAATTCTGAAAATAAAGTTTTTAATCTTTTATATGCTTGTATTCTTGATTTAGATAATCCAATACCTCCTTTAGAATTGTTTATAGTATTAGCATTATCTATTAAATTCTGAATTAAGTCTAAAACAAAATCACTTTGGGTTGTTTCGCTTACTCTCTTAAAGAATAAATCAATTTGAAAACCTAACCAAGTGCTATTTAAAATTTCATTACTAGCATTGGCTTGATTTACCTTATTGTAGATGTGAGTCTCTAATGCTTTTAAATCTACAGCCAAATTTTTGTTGATAGGACTTGTTTGTTTAGGGTATCCTTTAGAATAACTCCATTGATTTTTAGCAATAGTAAAGCCTGTTTTTTTCATATAGTCCCTCCCTCTACCCAAACTTAACCTTAGGTAAATTGATAAAGTGTCAGACTTTCCTTTTAGCTGGTATTTGATTGTTGCCATTAATGATTTGTTTGTTCAAATTTAATAATTCCCAACATATTCCCAACAATTATATTACTTATTTAAACCAAATGAAACTTATTTAAACATCTAATATTTTTTATGAATAAGATATTTTAATCAGAAATGTGTTATGTTAACAGCTATGAATCTAAAAAGATTAATAAATGGTAACACAGGGTTTCAAGTCCCGCCCTGGGTACAAGCCCTCGAATAATCGAGGGCTTTTTTGTTTTAAGTTATTCAAATATACTTTATAGCTACAAAAAAAAGAGTTTTAAGCTGTTGCGGTGGTTAAAAGACCACGACAATAGCAAAAACTCTAATTAAGTATTAGTGAAGTTATCGAAAACAGTTCGCAAGATCACGCTAATACTAAAGGCTTAAAATTCAGGCTTAAAGGACAATCGAGTGCCGCTTATTTTAGGATTAAATATAAAAAGCACTCATTTCTGAGTGCTTTTTGCTTAAGGGAGGTAAATAAGTCTATGTCAGTATAATTAACATAAAATCAGAGAAGTAAGCTCTGTATTCGTCTTTTCCACAACAAAGAAACGCTACTTTTTTGAATATAGCACTATAGTTTTTGACGACTAATAAAATTATATGGATGAAATGGGATATTTGCCGATAAACAAAATTCTAAAACCTTAAAAATGACTTAAATCGCATCATTTATAGCATTAATAATCATTGTGTTTGCACCTTTTTTTTCTGAAATAAAGGCTAAAGCGTCATTTTCACTATGGCTTCTATGGTCAATAAGTTGTTTAATAGCTGTCTCTAACTCATATTCGTTCTTGATACTTTGTGCAATACCTGCACGAATCGCTTCTTTTGCTTCTTCGTATTTATGGAATTTAGGACCAAAAAATACATACGAGCCAAAGGCTATTGCCTCGAGAATATTGTGTAATCCCTTACCAAAAGCACCTCCAATGTAACTAAGGTTGGCGTATTGATACAATTGTGATAAAATTCCAATACTATCTATGATTAAAATAGAGTGATTTTTGACGTTATCTTTATTAGCTTGACTGTAGAGTAAACCATATTTTTTTAAATCATTGCAAAGTTCTATTTCATGAGGAGCTAAAATAAATTTTACTTCTGGCATTCTATTGCTGATGTTTATCAGCATTTTACTATCAATTTTATAAGTGCTTCCAGCTACTATTAGTGGGCGAGAACCTTTAAATGATTTGATGTAAGGAATTTCTTTTGATTGAATACTATCTTCAAATACTTTGTCGTATCTATTGTCTCCGCTAACTGTAACTTGATGAATACCTTTATTATTCAACAGAGTTTTGGATACTTCATCTTGAACAAAGAAATGACTAACGTCTTTTAGTATGCCAAGGTGCCATTTTCCATAAAATTTAAAAAGATAGTGTTGGGGTCTAAAAATAGCCGAAACTACATATGTTGGAATTGATTTATGATGCAGTTTTTTGAAAAAGTTAGGCCACAATTCTGACTTTATAAAAATGGCAATTTTAGGTTTTGTCCTATCTAAAAAGCTATCAGCATTAGCTGAAGTATCTAAAGGTAAATAGGCTTTATAATCTACATGCTCATTTTTTCCAGCATTTAAATAACCAGAAGGAGAGAAAAATGTAAGTAAAATTTTATGTTCTGAATGTCTTTGTTTTAAAGCCTCAATAATAGGTTTGGCTTGCATATACTCGCCTAATGAAGCACAATGGAACCAAATAACTTTCTCTGTTGTGCCGTCTGGCAAATAATCCTCTAAATTTTTTCTTCCATTCAGCCATTGCCTAGCTTTTAATGAAAAGGGACTAGATAGATAAATGATTGCCCCGTAAAGTCGAATGATTATTTGATAAATTAAATTCATCTATTAAAAATAATAGAACTCCCTTGTTGAACGCTTACTGATTGGGACTATCCATCCAAATTTAAAGCCCAAGAATGAATCGTTTCGCATTTCGTCTATTGGGCCGCCAACAATGTGGTTGTAACTTCTTTGATTGTATGAAAAGGCTCGCATCAATTCCATACCTGCATAAAAATGTATGCCACTTTTTTTACTGATGCTTAAATAACCCATAAATGCTGATGTACTCAGTCCACTGGCCAATTGGTCGTACATCTTTTTATGTTCAGTATCCAATTGAGGAACGGTAGAGTTTTTGACATCAATTCGTATTTTATGTTGGTGAAATCCGATACTACCATAAGCTAATAGTCCAGAATTTTCGTGCATGATTGGGTATAGATAGCCTAACTTTAAGTTAGTGTTAAAACCTCTTTCGCTGAGAAGAATTTCTGCTATTTGACCATTTTTGTCAATGATATTATAATTGTCATCCATCAAGTGGTCAAGAATAGTCGTGTCCTTGACTTGGCTACCAAACAAAAAAGAACCACTTAATGATAAATAGATATTATTGTCATTTATTAAAGATAGTTCTAAACCTAAATTAGAGTTTACACCAAAGTCAGCTTTCATATCTGCTAAAGGAAACTGTAGTTCATAGAAAGGCGAAATAAAAACTACCTTTTCTTTAGCATCTTCACCTTGAGCATATATCCGTAAAGTGCTTAAGAGTATTAGTAAAACAGTTGAAAACTTCATTTGAAAAATTTTATGCTAAGTTAAATATTATCAACGCAATTACTAACGAAGATTTGATAGATTTATTGATTACATTTGTTGAGATAAATATTTGTGTGATGAAAACGATTCTAATAACAGGTGGGGCAGGATTTATTGGCTCTCATGTAGTGAGGTTATTTGTAAACAAATATCCTGATACACAGATTGTCAATTTAGATAAACTTACTTATGCCGGAAATCTAGAAAATCTTAAAGATATCCAAAATAAGTCCAATTATATTTTTGAAAAAGGTGACATTGTTGATTCTAATTTTATCAACGATTTGTTTGATAAGTATAAATTTGATGGTGTTATACATTTAGCTGCTGAATCTCATGTAGATCGTTCCATTTCTAATCCCTTAGAATTCATTCAAACCAATGTTGTAGGGACTTTTAACCTATTGCATGCGGCTAAAAATCTTTGGAGAAAAAATTTCGATGGCAAATTGTTTTATCATGTATCAACAGATGAGGTGTATGGTTCTTTAGGAGCTGAAGGCTTTTTCTTAGAAACAACGCCATATGACCCACAGTCTCCCTATTCATCATCGAAAGCAAGTTCTGACCACTTTGTGAGAGCCTATGGTAATACCTATGGTCTCCCGTTTATGATTTCTAATTGTTCTAATAATTACGGTGAAAATCAATTTCCTGAAAAGCTGATTCCATTATTTATTAATAACATAAGAAACAATAAATCTTTACCAGTATATGGAGATGGCTTATTTACTCGGGATTGGCTATATGTTGTCGATCATGCAAGGGCTATTGATACAGTTTTCCATAATGGTAAAATAGGTGACACATATAATATCGGTGGATTTAATGAGTGGACTAATATTGATTTGATAAAACTACTTTGTGGTATTATGGATGAGAAATTAGGAAGAGAGCAGGGCAGTTCCGCACAACTAATTACTTTTGTAAAAGATAGACCTGGACACGATAAGCGTTATGCTATCGATGCCACTAAAATCAAAACCGAACTAGGGTGGGAGCCTTCGTTGCAATTTGCTGAAGGGCTAGAAAAAACAATAGACTGGTACCTTAATAATCAAGATTGGTTAGATAATGTAACCTCTGGAGAATACCAAAACTACTATCAAAACCAATACCAATAATGTTTTCATTTTTTAAAAGAAAAGATAAAAATCTTGAACCTATAAATTTTGATTCATTAGTTTGCGATATGCATTCACACTTGATTGCAGGTATTGATGATGGTTCTCCTGATTTAGAAACCTCAGTTCAAATTATTAAGAATTTACAATCTTTAGGTTTTAAGAAAGTTGTCACTACTCCTCATATAATGCACGATTTTTATAGAAATACACCTGAAATTATTTTGGGTGGATTGAAAGATTTGCAAGATGAGTTAAAAAAACAATCTATTGATGTTGAGGTCTCGGCAGCAGCAGAGTACTACATTGATTATGATTTTGAAGCCAAAGTCGATTCTGGCGAGAAATTTTTAACAATGGGAAATAATCAGATGTTGATAGAAACCTCTTTTATTTCTGCGCCTCCCAATTTTGGAGATGCTATTTTTAAATTACAACTTGCTGGTTACAAGCTTATTTTGGCACATCCAGAACGCTATGGTTTTATGACT encodes the following:
- a CDS encoding phage integrase SAM-like domain-containing protein — its product is MATIKYQLKGKSDTLSIYLRLSLGRGRDYMKKTGFTIAKNQWSYSKGYPKQTSPINKNLAVDLKALETHIYNKVNQANASNEILNSTWLGFQIDLFFKRVSETTQSDFVLDLIQNLIDNANTINNSKGGIGLSKSRIQAYKRLKTLFSEFQKNKSIRLIQLNSMLLNEFRSWLLTDNNYSAVYSNKKIADLRVVCRYANSKGLPLPIDFHSFKLGEIKTYDDDEDVVYLNKNEIERIEEVDLKSEALVNARKWLVIACHIGQRGQDLLKVADSRVFKTKEDGNLIIDITQHKGNKKVTIPVHPKVEEIYRNGLPYKVSTQKLNKYFKKICELAEINDLTVGKLYDPKTKRKVKGTRPKYMYITTHTGRRSFATNYYYNKEASTPMIMSVTGHTKESTFLKYINKSDESHIAPMMKIFKKEQKNKPKLKFLKKA
- a CDS encoding 3-deoxy-D-manno-octulosonic acid transferase, translated to MNLIYQIIIRLYGAIIYLSSPFSLKARQWLNGRKNLEDYLPDGTTEKVIWFHCASLGEYMQAKPIIEALKQRHSEHKILLTFFSPSGYLNAGKNEHVDYKAYLPLDTSANADSFLDRTKPKIAIFIKSELWPNFFKKLHHKSIPTYVVSAIFRPQHYLFKFYGKWHLGILKDVSHFFVQDEVSKTLLNNKGIHQVTVSGDNRYDKVFEDSIQSKEIPYIKSFKGSRPLIVAGSTYKIDSKMLINISNRMPEVKFILAPHEIELCNDLKKYGLLYSQANKDNVKNHSILIIDSIGILSQLYQYANLSYIGGAFGKGLHNILEAIAFGSYVFFGPKFHKYEEAKEAIRAGIAQSIKNEYELETAIKQLIDHRSHSENDALAFISEKKGANTMIINAINDAI
- a CDS encoding capsular biosynthesis protein, whose protein sequence is MHSHLIAGIDDGSPDLETSVQIIKNLQSLGFKKVVTTPHIMHDFYRNTPEIILGGLKDLQDELKKQSIDVEVSAAAEYYIDYDFEAKVDSGEKFLTMGNNQMLIETSFISAPPNFGDAIFKLQLAGYKLILAHPERYGFMTFEDLQTYKTRSLSLQLNLLSLLGYYGPPAKAMAEKLIENNMVDYVGTDCHNLHQSSLYSKCFTNKHWHMLVNSGTLKNQML
- the rfbB gene encoding dTDP-glucose 4,6-dehydratase — protein: MKTILITGGAGFIGSHVVRLFVNKYPDTQIVNLDKLTYAGNLENLKDIQNKSNYIFEKGDIVDSNFINDLFDKYKFDGVIHLAAESHVDRSISNPLEFIQTNVVGTFNLLHAAKNLWRKNFDGKLFYHVSTDEVYGSLGAEGFFLETTPYDPQSPYSSSKASSDHFVRAYGNTYGLPFMISNCSNNYGENQFPEKLIPLFINNIRNNKSLPVYGDGLFTRDWLYVVDHARAIDTVFHNGKIGDTYNIGGFNEWTNIDLIKLLCGIMDEKLGREQGSSAQLITFVKDRPGHDKRYAIDATKIKTELGWEPSLQFAEGLEKTIDWYLNNQDWLDNVTSGEYQNYYQNQYQ